A region from the Kribbella shirazensis genome encodes:
- a CDS encoding prephenate dehydratase, which translates to MDGPIAYQGEPGANSAMACTDMFPDREQLPCTTFEDALEAVSSGRAGLAMIPVDNSIAGRVADIHHLLPESGLHIVGEYFLPIHFQLLGVPGTSLDQIRTVRSHLHALGQCRKIIREHGWSTVVADDTAGAAREVSELGDPTVASLSPRAAADLYGLETLASDVEDEHHNTTRFLVLSREPDVPPVGSGPVITSFVYRVRNVSAALYKALGGFATNGVNMTKLESYQLGGMFFATQFYADIEGHPEDPNVAIALEELAFFSVEVRILGVYPANEFRAQIAEPAANRALRPHH; encoded by the coding sequence GTGGACGGACCGATCGCTTATCAGGGTGAGCCAGGCGCCAATTCGGCGATGGCGTGCACCGACATGTTCCCGGACCGCGAGCAGCTGCCCTGTACGACGTTCGAGGACGCCCTCGAGGCGGTCAGCAGCGGTCGCGCCGGGCTCGCGATGATCCCGGTGGACAACTCGATCGCCGGGCGGGTCGCTGACATCCACCACCTGCTCCCGGAGTCCGGGCTGCACATCGTCGGCGAGTACTTCCTGCCGATCCACTTCCAGCTGCTCGGTGTCCCGGGTACGTCGCTCGACCAGATCCGGACCGTCCGCAGCCACTTGCACGCGCTCGGCCAGTGCCGGAAGATCATCCGCGAGCACGGCTGGTCGACCGTGGTGGCCGACGACACGGCCGGCGCCGCGCGGGAGGTGTCGGAGCTCGGTGATCCCACCGTGGCGTCGCTGTCTCCGCGGGCGGCCGCCGACCTGTACGGTCTCGAGACGCTCGCCTCGGACGTGGAGGACGAGCACCACAACACGACCCGGTTCCTGGTCCTGTCCCGGGAGCCCGACGTACCGCCGGTCGGATCCGGGCCGGTCATCACGTCGTTCGTGTACCGGGTGCGGAACGTGTCGGCCGCGTTGTACAAGGCGCTCGGCGGGTTCGCGACGAACGGCGTGAACATGACGAAGCTGGAGTCGTACCAGCTCGGCGGGATGTTCTTCGCGACCCAGTTCTACGCCGACATCGAAGGCCACCCCGAGGACCCGAACGTCGCCATCGCCCTCGAAGAACTCGCCTTCTTCTCCGTCGAGGTCCGCATCCTCGGCGTCTACCCCGCCAACGAGTTCCGCGCCCAAATAGCCGAACCCGCCGCCAACCGAGCCCTCCGCCCCCACCACTAG
- a CDS encoding GNAT family N-acetyltransferase: MEIVVVDGRDSERFRRFYEVKFGVRREELEFPVGMGAEEARVFMAREHADVRAEGLGVVDGDTWLGVAWLDWWLVGNTDTVDVELAVAPEYRRRGVASRLLEVAVERARDAGRRIVSGTNMAGDPVTGEGPGTAFAAARGFVKKHAELHQVAELPLADLPEQDVDGYEIVQWREHAPDEWLGQFAELLSGMSEDVPTGDRTDEPVQWTPELVRDAEARRVAQGRFVYTTVAVHTASGELAAYTQMGGTPETPERLNQYDTYVRRSHRGNGLGIAVKTPNLRALQSGVARPAVLHTWNAPENAPMIAVNTKLGFRPVAQRTMWERNL; this comes from the coding sequence ATGGAGATTGTGGTGGTGGATGGGCGGGATTCAGAGCGTTTTCGGCGGTTCTACGAGGTGAAGTTCGGGGTTCGGCGGGAGGAGCTCGAGTTTCCGGTGGGGATGGGGGCTGAGGAAGCTCGGGTGTTCATGGCTCGGGAGCATGCGGATGTGCGGGCCGAGGGGCTGGGGGTGGTGGACGGGGACACCTGGCTGGGGGTTGCTTGGCTGGACTGGTGGTTGGTGGGGAACACCGACACCGTCGACGTGGAGCTCGCCGTCGCGCCGGAGTACCGGCGGCGTGGGGTTGCCAGCAGGCTGCTGGAGGTCGCGGTCGAGCGGGCGCGGGACGCGGGGCGGCGGATCGTGTCAGGGACGAACATGGCAGGTGACCCGGTGACGGGAGAAGGCCCGGGTACGGCGTTCGCGGCCGCGCGGGGGTTTGTGAAGAAGCACGCCGAGCTGCACCAGGTCGCCGAGCTGCCTTTGGCTGATCTCCCGGAGCAGGACGTTGACGGGTACGAGATCGTGCAGTGGCGCGAGCACGCGCCGGACGAGTGGCTCGGGCAGTTCGCGGAGTTGCTGAGCGGGATGAGCGAGGACGTGCCGACCGGCGACCGGACGGACGAACCCGTGCAGTGGACGCCCGAACTGGTGCGGGACGCCGAGGCGCGGCGGGTCGCCCAGGGACGGTTCGTGTACACCACGGTCGCCGTCCACACCGCATCCGGCGAGCTCGCGGCGTACACCCAGATGGGCGGTACGCCGGAAACCCCGGAGCGACTCAACCAGTACGACACCTACGTACGCCGCTCGCACCGCGGCAACGGCCTCGGGATCGCCGTGAAGACCCCGAACCTCCGCGCCCTCCAGTCCGGCGTCGCGCGCCCCGCCGTACTCCACACCTGGAACGCCCCCGAGAACGCCCCGATGATCGCCGTCAACACCAAGCTCGGCTTCCGCCCCGTCGCCCAACGCACGATGTGGGAACGCAACCTCTGA
- a CDS encoding DUF1772 domain-containing protein, with amino-acid sequence MNGLRVASLLAATMTTGLVAGVYAIYANAFMPGLAQTDDKTFVAAFQAVDRAILNPLFLGLGFVGALLFTLLAGLFSLKENALPWIAVAFVLYLVTMILTVAVNVPLNDALKAAGDPATIDVAAARAAFDESRWRAFNLVRAVLATISFGFLGWALYLTGRAAA; translated from the coding sequence ATGAACGGACTGCGGGTGGCGTCGTTGCTGGCGGCGACGATGACGACGGGCCTGGTCGCCGGGGTGTACGCGATCTACGCGAACGCGTTCATGCCGGGCCTGGCCCAGACCGACGACAAGACGTTCGTCGCGGCGTTCCAGGCGGTCGACCGGGCGATCCTGAACCCGCTGTTCCTCGGTCTCGGGTTCGTCGGCGCGCTGCTCTTCACGCTGCTCGCGGGCCTGTTCAGCCTCAAGGAGAACGCGCTGCCGTGGATCGCGGTCGCGTTCGTGCTGTACCTGGTCACGATGATCCTCACGGTGGCGGTGAACGTCCCGCTGAACGACGCGCTCAAGGCAGCCGGTGACCCGGCCACCATCGACGTCGCGGCCGCCCGCGCCGCCTTCGACGAGTCCAGGTGGCGTGCCTTCAACCTGGTCCGCGCGGTCCTCGCCACCATCTCGTTCGGGTTCCTCGGCTGGGCCCTGTATCTGACCGGACGGGCCGCAGCCTGA
- a CDS encoding TIGR03936 family radical SAM-associated protein produces MAPVQAPPSQQLPAVQKLRVRFAKRGRLRFTSHRDFQRAFERAVRRAGLPVAFSHGFSPHPKISYAGAAPTGAASEAEYLEISLTQERDAEQVRAALDEALPPGLDVLDVVVAGPGALAERLEASEWRIALPGVDPGAAEPAVEAFLGREEILVERMTKRGLRSFDCRAAVLRLTVASEPGPVETCAILQVVLRHGTPAVRPDDVLAGVLEVAALPVTGPALLTRLAQGPLIAATGTVDDPLARDRDATQATATGQAGPHQTHTAEGDAAAPSVP; encoded by the coding sequence GTGGCACCAGTTCAAGCTCCGCCGTCCCAGCAGCTCCCCGCGGTCCAGAAGCTGCGGGTGCGGTTCGCCAAGCGGGGGCGGCTGCGATTCACCTCACACCGCGACTTCCAGCGGGCGTTCGAGCGCGCCGTACGGCGGGCCGGGCTGCCGGTGGCGTTCTCGCACGGGTTCAGCCCGCACCCGAAGATCTCGTACGCCGGCGCCGCGCCGACCGGGGCCGCCTCCGAAGCGGAGTACTTGGAGATATCGCTCACACAGGAGCGGGACGCCGAACAGGTCCGCGCCGCCCTCGACGAGGCGCTGCCGCCCGGTCTCGACGTCCTGGACGTGGTCGTCGCGGGCCCCGGTGCGCTGGCCGAGCGGCTGGAGGCCAGTGAGTGGCGGATCGCGTTGCCGGGGGTGGATCCCGGGGCGGCCGAGCCGGCCGTGGAGGCGTTCCTCGGCCGGGAGGAAATTCTGGTCGAGCGCATGACCAAACGGGGGCTTCGCTCGTTCGACTGTCGGGCTGCCGTTCTCCGACTCACCGTCGCGAGTGAACCGGGGCCGGTTGAGACGTGTGCGATACTGCAAGTGGTGTTACGGCACGGAACCCCGGCCGTGAGACCCGACGACGTTCTCGCCGGCGTGCTCGAAGTAGCGGCGCTCCCGGTGACGGGCCCGGCTCTTTTGACGCGGCTCGCCCAGGGCCCGCTGATCGCGGCAACCGGCACAGTGGACGACCCGCTCGCTCGTGACCGCGACGCCACCCAGGCGACCGCGACCGGCCAGGCAGGTCCCCACCAGACGCATACAGCGGAGGGCGACGCCGCCGCTCCCTCTGTGCCCTGA
- the rplU gene encoding 50S ribosomal protein L21: MYAIVRSGGTQQKVAVGDVIEIDSLTDNVGDTVSLPAVLVVDGDTVTADAAALANVAVSAEVLGRTKGPKINILKYKNKTGYRKRQGHRQHYTQVKVTAIDAKKK, encoded by the coding sequence GTGTACGCGATCGTGCGCAGTGGCGGCACCCAGCAGAAGGTCGCCGTCGGCGATGTCATCGAGATCGACAGCCTGACCGACAACGTCGGCGACACTGTGTCGCTGCCGGCGGTCCTCGTCGTCGATGGCGACACCGTGACGGCCGACGCCGCCGCGCTGGCCAACGTGGCCGTGTCGGCCGAGGTCCTGGGCCGCACCAAGGGCCCGAAGATCAACATCCTCAAGTACAAGAACAAGACCGGTTACCGTAAGCGCCAGGGGCACCGTCAGCACTACACCCAGGTCAAGGTCACCGCGATCGACGCGAAGAAGAAGTGA
- a CDS encoding lysophospholipid acyltransferase family protein, translated as MTEPAQSPRREPDPAVVDAGDGDGKGIYWVLKNVVVGPPVKRIFRPKIVGAENVPATGPAIIASNHLSYSDWIFMPLVLRRRVTFVAKSDYFTGAGIKGRFQRGFFKGTGQVPIDRSGGSASEGAMRAGMKVLGRGELFGIYPEGTRSHDGRLYKGRTGVARLALEAKVPVIPCGVIGTDVVAPPGKIVASFASPTVKFGEPLDFSRYEGMESDRLILRAVTDEIMYKIMELSGQEYIDMYATKAKALDGRAVTGAPEKVRKSDT; from the coding sequence ATGACGGAACCGGCACAGTCGCCGCGGCGGGAACCGGACCCTGCGGTCGTGGATGCCGGGGACGGCGACGGCAAGGGCATCTACTGGGTGCTGAAGAACGTGGTCGTCGGGCCGCCGGTGAAGCGCATCTTCCGGCCCAAGATCGTCGGCGCCGAGAACGTGCCGGCGACCGGTCCGGCGATCATCGCCAGCAACCACCTGTCGTACTCCGACTGGATCTTCATGCCGCTGGTCCTGCGTCGGCGGGTGACGTTCGTCGCGAAGTCCGACTACTTCACCGGGGCCGGGATCAAGGGCCGGTTCCAGCGCGGGTTCTTCAAGGGCACCGGGCAGGTGCCGATCGACCGCTCCGGCGGGTCGGCGTCCGAGGGCGCGATGCGGGCCGGGATGAAGGTGCTGGGGCGCGGCGAGCTGTTCGGGATCTACCCGGAGGGCACGCGCTCGCACGACGGGCGGCTGTACAAGGGGCGCACCGGTGTCGCCCGGCTGGCGCTGGAGGCGAAGGTACCGGTGATCCCGTGCGGCGTGATCGGGACCGACGTGGTCGCCCCGCCCGGGAAGATCGTCGCGTCGTTCGCCTCGCCGACGGTGAAGTTCGGGGAACCGCTGGACTTCTCGCGGTACGAGGGCATGGAGAGCGACCGGCTGATCCTGCGGGCGGTCACCGACGAGATCATGTACAAGATCATGGAGCTGTCCGGGCAGGAGTACATCGACATGTACGCCACCAAGGCCAAGGCACTCGACGGGCGCGCGGTCACCGGGGCGCCCGAGAAAGTCCGCAAGTCGGACACCTGA
- a CDS encoding Rne/Rng family ribonuclease, whose translation MLDNEPTTEAADTAATAQPAASARPSSKSSAAKKAAAAKKTTTPRKRTVKKTAAADAAEDATAVPTQSDGEAADPAPAPAKKTAKKAAAKKAPAKKAAAKAPAKKTAKRAAKPASQDIFPQATDEPAPESGTPLADAGPVVESAPAKKTTRKRTTKKAPAGPDLFSSDAPTTDGPTADAGTGPDTGSGKAASAGTNTASAADAASGDGAPARKRSSRRRTSKTAEATTDTTATDTASADAAPAADAAPADASGNARSAKSGSTRSRSRRTGSGNAAPTDTAAADTAATNTAATDSAATDTTAATDATSGTGRTSATGTAAANADAPAAGTSGDAPSTRRSRRRPAPAAVLFQAPTDVPKATDATTAEDDEDTETTEATEATEAAEAAAVAAPEPGADEQPSGTRRRRSRRNRDADAQSTAPAATKTTAKGSAQAETPEEVAADRAEPVLEAAAEVADADAEAQTDAQTDAQGEDGDEGAEGTRRRRRRRGGRRRRKSGDADGADDSADEQSDDDQDDENEQDAQADDADSDATDDEDAAGGSSRRRRRRRRRKGEDSASAPDDPDEIVVRVREPRSKNTANEITAVEGSTRLEAKKQRRREGRAAGRRRAPIVTEAEFLARRESVERTMVIRSREDLTQIAVSEDNVLVEHYVTTAEQTSLIGNVYLGRVQNVLPSMEAAFIDIGKGRNAVLYAGEVDWATLGGSNGPRKIEQVLKSGQSVLVQVTKDPIGHKGARLTNQISLPGRYVVYVPRGGNGGISRKLPDTERNRLKTILKDIVPDEAGVIVRTAAEGASEEELTSDVSRLQSAWEDIDKKSKNGQAPHLLYGEPDLLIRVVRDLFTEDFAKLVISGDRAYDQVSEYVAGVAPHLADRVEKWSGDGDVFANFRIDEQIKKALDRKVWLPSGGSLIIDRTEAMTVVDVNTGKFTGSGGNLEETVTKNNLEAAEEIVRQLRLRDIGGIIVIDFIDMVLESNRDLVLRRLVECLGRDRTKHQVAEVTSLGLVQMTRKRIGTGLLEAFSENCDHCGGRGLILHDEPKESRRRDGRNGQTGQGGQGGQSGQGGQNGHDHGKSAQAEEGGRKSSRRRRGKGRGEDEPAAEAEAPQHNGDAAQKLAQIAAATVKKEEADAASGQPDGTPEPTGYPVSADTAEHVSPEATGFPSPEATAADAVADAAEVADADLAPNGAPKTTRRRRSSRSRSKTATGSDTTEPSELVTTSS comes from the coding sequence ATGCTCGACAACGAGCCGACCACCGAAGCAGCCGACACGGCTGCCACCGCCCAGCCCGCCGCCTCCGCGCGGCCGAGTTCGAAGAGTTCGGCCGCGAAGAAGGCCGCCGCTGCGAAGAAGACCACCACGCCGCGCAAGCGCACGGTGAAGAAGACCGCCGCCGCGGACGCTGCCGAGGACGCCACGGCGGTCCCGACCCAGTCCGACGGCGAGGCCGCCGATCCGGCGCCGGCTCCGGCGAAGAAGACGGCCAAGAAGGCCGCCGCGAAGAAGGCGCCGGCCAAGAAGGCCGCGGCCAAGGCCCCCGCCAAGAAGACCGCGAAGCGCGCCGCCAAGCCGGCCTCGCAGGACATCTTCCCGCAGGCGACCGACGAGCCCGCCCCGGAATCCGGGACCCCGCTCGCGGACGCCGGCCCGGTCGTGGAGAGCGCCCCCGCGAAGAAGACCACCCGCAAGCGCACCACCAAGAAGGCGCCTGCGGGTCCGGACCTGTTCTCGTCCGACGCCCCCACCACCGACGGCCCCACCGCCGACGCCGGAACCGGCCCGGACACCGGCAGCGGGAAGGCCGCGTCGGCCGGTACGAACACCGCCTCCGCCGCTGACGCCGCCTCCGGCGACGGTGCTCCGGCGCGTAAGCGCAGTTCGCGTCGCCGTACGTCGAAGACCGCCGAGGCGACCACCGACACCACGGCCACCGACACCGCGAGCGCCGACGCGGCACCCGCCGCCGACGCCGCTCCCGCCGACGCGTCCGGAAACGCCCGCTCGGCGAAGTCGGGCTCCACGAGGTCCCGCTCCCGCAGGACCGGCTCCGGCAACGCTGCCCCGACCGACACCGCAGCAGCCGACACCGCAGCCACCAACACCGCGGCCACCGACTCCGCGGCTACTGACACCACCGCGGCCACGGACGCCACCTCAGGCACGGGCAGGACTTCCGCCACGGGCACGGCCGCCGCGAACGCGGACGCGCCGGCGGCTGGTACTTCGGGTGACGCGCCGAGCACGCGGCGTAGCCGCCGCCGTCCCGCGCCTGCGGCCGTCCTGTTCCAGGCGCCGACCGACGTACCGAAGGCGACCGACGCGACCACCGCCGAGGACGACGAGGACACCGAAACCACCGAGGCCACCGAGGCGACCGAGGCCGCGGAGGCTGCCGCGGTAGCCGCCCCGGAGCCGGGCGCCGACGAGCAGCCGTCCGGCACCCGTCGCCGCCGGAGCCGTCGCAACCGTGACGCCGACGCCCAGTCCACCGCGCCGGCCGCCACCAAGACCACCGCCAAGGGTTCCGCGCAGGCCGAGACCCCCGAAGAGGTCGCCGCAGACCGCGCCGAGCCGGTTCTCGAGGCCGCCGCGGAGGTCGCCGACGCCGACGCCGAGGCCCAGACGGACGCTCAGACGGACGCCCAGGGCGAGGACGGGGACGAGGGTGCCGAGGGCACGCGCCGTCGCCGTCGCCGCCGCGGTGGCCGTCGTCGTCGCAAGTCCGGTGACGCGGACGGCGCGGACGACAGCGCCGACGAGCAGTCCGACGACGACCAGGACGACGAGAACGAGCAGGACGCCCAGGCCGACGACGCCGACTCCGACGCCACCGACGACGAGGACGCTGCCGGCGGCTCGTCCCGCCGGCGCCGCCGTCGCCGTCGCCGTAAGGGCGAGGACAGCGCCTCGGCGCCGGACGACCCGGACGAGATCGTCGTACGGGTCCGGGAGCCGCGCAGCAAGAACACCGCGAACGAGATCACCGCGGTCGAGGGCTCGACCCGCCTGGAGGCGAAGAAGCAGCGCCGCCGCGAGGGCCGCGCCGCCGGCCGCCGCCGCGCGCCGATCGTCACCGAGGCCGAGTTCCTGGCCCGCCGGGAGTCGGTCGAGCGGACCATGGTGATCCGGTCCCGCGAGGACCTGACCCAGATCGCGGTGTCCGAGGACAACGTCCTGGTCGAGCACTACGTGACCACGGCGGAGCAGACCTCGCTGATCGGCAACGTGTACCTCGGCCGCGTGCAGAACGTGCTGCCCAGCATGGAGGCGGCGTTCATCGACATCGGCAAGGGCCGCAACGCGGTGCTGTACGCCGGTGAGGTCGACTGGGCCACACTCGGTGGCTCGAACGGCCCGCGCAAGATCGAGCAGGTGCTGAAGTCCGGTCAGTCGGTGCTGGTCCAGGTGACCAAGGACCCGATCGGCCACAAGGGCGCCCGGCTGACCAACCAGATCAGCCTCCCCGGCCGGTACGTCGTCTACGTCCCGCGCGGCGGCAACGGCGGCATCAGCCGCAAGCTCCCCGACACCGAGCGGAACCGGCTGAAGACGATCCTCAAGGACATCGTCCCCGACGAGGCCGGTGTGATCGTCCGGACCGCCGCCGAGGGCGCGTCGGAGGAGGAGTTGACCTCCGACGTCAGCCGCCTGCAGTCCGCCTGGGAGGACATCGACAAGAAGTCCAAGAACGGCCAGGCCCCGCACCTGCTGTACGGCGAGCCGGATCTGCTGATCCGCGTCGTCCGGGACCTGTTCACCGAGGACTTCGCGAAGCTCGTGATCTCCGGTGACCGCGCCTACGACCAGGTCAGCGAGTACGTCGCTGGCGTGGCGCCGCACCTGGCCGACCGGGTCGAGAAGTGGAGCGGCGACGGCGACGTCTTCGCGAACTTCCGGATCGACGAGCAGATCAAGAAGGCCCTGGACCGTAAGGTCTGGCTGCCCTCCGGCGGCTCGCTGATCATCGACCGTACCGAGGCGATGACCGTCGTCGACGTGAACACCGGCAAGTTCACCGGCTCCGGCGGCAACCTCGAGGAGACCGTCACCAAGAACAACCTGGAGGCGGCCGAGGAGATCGTCCGGCAGCTCCGGCTCCGCGACATCGGCGGCATCATCGTCATCGACTTCATCGACATGGTGCTCGAGTCGAACCGTGACCTGGTGCTGCGCCGCCTGGTCGAGTGCCTGGGCCGGGACCGGACCAAGCACCAGGTGGCCGAGGTCACCTCGCTCGGTCTGGTCCAGATGACCCGGAAGCGGATCGGCACCGGCCTGCTCGAGGCGTTCAGCGAGAACTGCGACCACTGCGGTGGCCGCGGGCTGATCCTGCACGACGAGCCGAAGGAGTCCCGCCGCCGGGACGGCCGCAACGGCCAGACTGGTCAGGGCGGCCAGGGTGGTCAGAGTGGTCAAGGCGGGCAGAACGGCCACGACCACGGCAAGTCCGCGCAGGCGGAGGAGGGCGGCCGGAAGAGCTCGCGCCGCCGCCGCGGCAAGGGCCGGGGCGAGGACGAGCCGGCCGCCGAGGCGGAGGCGCCGCAGCACAACGGCGACGCCGCCCAGAAGCTGGCCCAGATCGCCGCCGCGACGGTGAAGAAGGAGGAGGCGGACGCCGCCTCGGGCCAGCCGGACGGTACGCCGGAACCCACCGGGTACCCGGTCTCCGCCGACACCGCCGAGCACGTCAGCCCGGAAGCAACCGGCTTCCCGTCCCCTGAGGCCACGGCCGCCGACGCCGTAGCTGACGCCGCCGAGGTCGCCGACGCCGACCTAGCGCCGAACGGTGCCCCGAAGACCACCCGGAGGCGGCGCAGCAGCCGCAGCCGCAGCAAGACAGCTACCGGCAGTGACACGACCGAGCCTTCGGAACTCGTCACCACCAGCAGCTAA
- a CDS encoding M64 family metallopeptidase has translation MRTKLLTVVLALLAGVLAALPARAAAPSATVVPIQVTGPASSRFNLVVMGDGYTAAELPKFREQLGKHLNILWSIEPFKSYRNYVNVYAVEIASPESGVDCDPDLTAPKRDTPLQMGFWGGCNPGSVQRLLTVSQAAATQYADLVPGTTGANRQILAIGNSDTYGGAGGAYATASGGNALSALITPHELGHSLGGLQDEYDYYARGDRGAPYQGPEPSSIHHTLLTEQQMLAQQKKWFRWLGEPSESGGTIGRYEGGMYAGSGVWRPSAHSMMKALGYYFDQVSRERMTQRLSAKANLFQDSTPVGKVAADQVVWLQTLHPVDHELDVTWAVDGTALRTANARAVDLSTLDLAPGTHTLTATIVDPTEFIRDPAVRPTASRSWTIDTSLSAQASGASPPTSTDSAPTFAGSTPTDHPVSADEVVYAETAQSVGAITWKVDGRIVDNPGNDRDLDLGPLGLTGRHTLTAQVGAETLTWEVDGVEPVVTPTMSKPLLTVRKPGGPEYIYNDAFTMGLAARDDSEGYVVPEFRVDGDGWYNYYGWPTDASAPFRFTAEGTEIDQLVYGKLGVPRVVPWDDVPPGYGRHQVEYRAIDATGNIGSPRRFAVTLLRPAPACTTTVTGVHSGSLYVGSGVTCLVDATVGGPVLVAAGASLVSTDSRVNGPVRADRAADLQLLRSTVSGPVTADRVTGSVVVVGNTIQGPVAVTNSRTTDAAALAGNTINGPLSCSGNIPAPTDLEAPNEVEGPRSGQCARL, from the coding sequence ATGCGCACCAAGCTTCTGACCGTGGTCCTGGCCCTGCTCGCCGGCGTCCTCGCGGCCCTGCCCGCAAGGGCCGCAGCTCCGAGTGCGACCGTCGTACCGATCCAGGTCACCGGCCCGGCGTCCTCCCGGTTCAACCTGGTGGTGATGGGCGACGGCTACACCGCGGCCGAGCTGCCGAAGTTCCGCGAGCAGCTCGGCAAGCACCTGAACATCCTGTGGAGCATCGAGCCGTTCAAGTCGTACCGCAACTACGTCAACGTGTACGCCGTGGAAATCGCGTCCCCCGAGTCCGGCGTCGACTGCGACCCGGACCTGACCGCGCCGAAGCGCGACACCCCGCTGCAGATGGGGTTCTGGGGCGGTTGCAACCCCGGCAGCGTCCAGCGCCTGCTGACGGTCAGCCAGGCGGCCGCGACGCAGTACGCCGACCTGGTCCCGGGCACCACCGGCGCCAACCGGCAGATTCTTGCTATCGGCAACAGCGACACGTACGGCGGGGCGGGCGGTGCGTACGCCACCGCGTCCGGGGGCAACGCGCTCTCCGCGCTGATCACGCCGCACGAGCTCGGCCATTCGCTGGGCGGCCTGCAGGACGAGTACGACTACTACGCCCGCGGCGACCGCGGAGCGCCGTACCAAGGTCCCGAGCCGTCGTCGATCCACCACACCTTGCTGACCGAGCAGCAGATGCTGGCGCAGCAGAAGAAGTGGTTCCGCTGGCTGGGGGAGCCGTCCGAGTCCGGCGGCACGATCGGGCGCTACGAGGGCGGGATGTACGCCGGTTCCGGCGTCTGGCGGCCCAGTGCGCACTCGATGATGAAGGCCCTCGGCTACTACTTCGACCAGGTCTCCCGCGAGCGCATGACTCAACGCCTGTCCGCCAAGGCCAACCTGTTCCAGGACAGCACTCCAGTCGGAAAAGTCGCCGCTGACCAGGTCGTTTGGCTGCAGACGCTGCACCCGGTCGACCACGAGCTCGACGTGACCTGGGCGGTTGACGGTACGGCGCTGCGGACCGCCAACGCCCGCGCCGTCGACCTCTCCACCCTCGACCTCGCACCCGGGACGCACACGCTCACGGCGACGATCGTCGACCCGACCGAGTTCATCCGCGATCCCGCCGTACGTCCGACGGCAAGTCGATCGTGGACAATCGACACTTCCCTGAGTGCGCAGGCATCTGGTGCGTCGCCGCCGACCTCGACCGACTCCGCGCCGACCTTCGCGGGCTCTACGCCGACCGATCACCCGGTCAGCGCTGACGAGGTCGTGTACGCCGAGACCGCGCAGTCCGTCGGCGCGATCACCTGGAAAGTCGACGGTCGGATTGTCGACAACCCGGGCAACGACCGGGACCTCGACCTCGGCCCGCTCGGGCTGACCGGTCGGCACACGCTGACCGCCCAGGTCGGTGCCGAGACGCTGACCTGGGAGGTCGACGGCGTCGAACCGGTGGTCACGCCCACGATGTCGAAACCGCTGCTCACGGTGCGGAAACCGGGCGGACCGGAGTACATCTACAACGACGCGTTCACGATGGGGCTGGCGGCGCGGGACGACAGCGAGGGGTACGTCGTACCGGAGTTCCGGGTCGACGGGGACGGTTGGTACAACTACTACGGCTGGCCGACGGATGCGTCCGCGCCGTTCCGGTTCACGGCCGAGGGGACCGAGATCGACCAGCTCGTGTACGGGAAGCTCGGCGTACCGCGGGTCGTGCCGTGGGACGACGTACCGCCGGGCTACGGCCGTCATCAGGTCGAGTACCGCGCCATCGATGCCACCGGCAACATCGGGAGCCCGCGCCGGTTCGCGGTCACACTGCTGCGCCCGGCGCCGGCGTGCACGACGACCGTCACCGGCGTCCACAGCGGCTCGCTGTACGTCGGCTCGGGCGTCACCTGCCTGGTCGACGCGACCGTCGGCGGTCCGGTCCTGGTCGCGGCCGGCGCGTCGCTGGTCTCCACGGACTCGCGCGTCAACGGTCCTGTCCGGGCGGACCGCGCCGCTGATCTGCAACTGCTCCGATCGACCGTCTCCGGCCCGGTGACGGCCGATCGCGTGACCGGGAGCGTGGTCGTCGTCGGCAACACGATCCAGGGGCCGGTGGCCGTCACCAACAGCCGTACGACGGATGCCGCCGCACTCGCGGGCAACACGATCAACGGTCCGCTCAGCTGCTCCGGCAACATCCCGGCACCGACCGATCTGGAGGCTCCGAACGAGGTCGAGGGTCCGCGTTCCGGGCAGTGCGCGCGGCTCTGA